The stretch of DNA ATCATCGATACCGTGATGCAGGTCGCTCCCACCGATATCACGGTGTTGCTGACCGGCGAGAGCGGCACGGGAAAGGAAGTTCTTGCGCATGCGATACATGGCGGAAGCAAGCGCGCCGATCGGAAATTTATCGCGGTGAATTGTGGCGCCATTCCCGAGGGAATACTTGAAAGTGAATTATTCGGACACGAAAAGGGGTCTTTTACCGGGGCGATAGAAACCCGCAAGGGGTATTTCGAACTCGCGGATGGCGGCACAATTTTCCTTGACGAGATTGGCGATACACCTATCACCACGCAGGTGAAGTTGCTGCGTGTACTGGAAAACGGCGAGTTCATGCGAGTCGGGTCGGCTGAACAGCGGCGGACCGACGTGCGTGTGATCGCCGCCACCAATAAGGATCTCGAACAGGAAGTGCGTGCCAAACATTTCCGTCAGGATCTGTATTATCGGTTGCGATCGGTGAATATTCGTATACCGCCGTTGCGCAACAGGCGTTCCGACATAAAGCTGTTTGTGGACATGCTTCTCAATGATGCACAGCATGCCGCGCCCGCCAATCGCATCATGCTCACCGACGACGCCATGGACGCCCTGATGCGGCATTCCTGGCCCGGAAACATCCGGGAGTTGAAGAACACACTCGAGAGCATCGCGATACTCGAGCACGGCCACGTCGTTGATGCAACGGTGATCTCGAAATACCTTCCCTCTCATGATCTGTATGAACATGACCGCGCTCTTCCTGTCTCACTGGGAAAGTCACCGGAACAAGCGGAACGTGAAATGATTATCGGGTTGTTGCGCGGACTGTGGCTGCAGATCGAGGATCTCAAGCGGCTCGTGGAGCAAGGACAGGCCCATTCGCAGCTTGCACTCCCTTCCGCTGAGGACACGACGGCCGGAACGGGCGGCGTTTCATTGGATGAGCTTTCGCTCGAGGAGATCGAGCGCGAAGTCCTGCAGCGTGTTCTCGCGCGGTTTGACGGGAGCAGGAGGCTCGCCGCTCGGTCTCTGAAGATCAGTGAACGGACCCTGTACCGAAAAATCAAGGAACATGGTCTCGGATGAAAAAGCTAGTTGCTTTCAGGATTTCCATGTATTTTTGCTTCGCGGTAAGCGTCGCCTCCCTGATCGGCTGTTACTCGTTTACCGGTGCCTCCGTCCCACAACACTGGACTTCGATTGCAATCCCGTTATTCGACGACGAGAGCGGCTACGGATACGCCGCGCTCAGAGAGTCCGTCACGAACATGCTCATCGCAAAATTTCAGCGTGATAACACGTTGCGATTGAGAGATAAAGGCGCGGCAAGCGTGGAATTGAGCGGTGTCATCACCTCGATCGAAGCGGATCAACCTATCGCCGTTTCGCAGGGATCACAAGCAGCCCGGAACCAGCTTGTGATACGCGCAACGGTTGTCCTTCACGACAACGTTCAAAAAAAACAGGCCTGGAAGAAGACTTTCAGCGCATCGGCGGACTACGCTCCGTCTGGCGGAACCGCCGCCCGCGACGCCGGCCTCCAGCAAGCAATCGAGAAACTTACAGATGACATCTTGCTGGAAACGATCTCCGCGTGGTAAATT from Ignavibacteriota bacterium encodes:
- a CDS encoding sigma-54-dependent Fis family transcriptional regulator yields the protein MDRAAFQARFGIIGRSLEMREIIDTVMQVAPTDITVLLTGESGTGKEVLAHAIHGGSKRADRKFIAVNCGAIPEGILESELFGHEKGSFTGAIETRKGYFELADGGTIFLDEIGDTPITTQVKLLRVLENGEFMRVGSAEQRRTDVRVIAATNKDLEQEVRAKHFRQDLYYRLRSVNIRIPPLRNRRSDIKLFVDMLLNDAQHAAPANRIMLTDDAMDALMRHSWPGNIRELKNTLESIAILEHGHVVDATVISKYLPSHDLYEHDRALPVSLGKSPEQAEREMIIGLLRGLWLQIEDLKRLVEQGQAHSQLALPSAEDTTAGTGGVSLDELSLEEIEREVLQRVLARFDGSRRLAARSLKISERTLYRKIKEHGLG